One Micromonospora sp. WMMD812 genomic window carries:
- a CDS encoding DUF397 domain-containing protein, giving the protein MDLNGARWRTSSRSSGNGGDCVEVADDLPGAVGIRDSKDPTGPALVFPAAAWRAFVARLPERG; this is encoded by the coding sequence ATGGACCTGAACGGCGCGCGGTGGCGCACGAGCAGCCGCAGCAGCGGCAACGGCGGCGACTGTGTCGAGGTCGCCGACGACCTGCCCGGCGCGGTCGGCATACGGGACTCGAAGGACCCGACCGGGCCGGCACTGGTGTTCCCCGCGGCGGCCTGGCGCGCGTTCGTCGCGCGCCTTCCCGAGCGCGGCTGA
- a CDS encoding flavin reductase: MVTRRRDHVPTRPTWRCTACGIAWPCSPAKLRLLGEYRHDRAALTVYLATLQAEAAEQLAGLDEGPLPVDLTDRFVAWARARG; this comes from the coding sequence GTGGTGACCCGCCGCCGGGACCACGTGCCGACCCGCCCCACCTGGCGCTGCACCGCCTGCGGCATCGCCTGGCCGTGCTCACCGGCGAAGCTGCGGCTGCTCGGAGAGTACCGGCACGATCGCGCCGCGCTGACCGTCTACCTGGCGACGCTTCAGGCCGAGGCGGCCGAGCAGCTCGCCGGTCTGGACGAGGGGCCGCTCCCGGTCGACCTGACCGACCGGTTCGTCGCGTGGGCGCGCGCCCGGGGATAG
- a CDS encoding YbaB/EbfC family nucleoid-associated protein: MSDRGDGMGAGIPGTGGLLDPDGAMERLAEWKGRIDRLAADTRAMNDRLQDLRVTTADGNGLAEVTVDSAGALVDLRLGQRIHRVAPDVVARTIMDTIRVARQQLADRAQEIIADTVGTESAAARAIAERVGQQLRDADPTPDGSDDRHRSGW, translated from the coding sequence GTGAGTGACCGAGGGGACGGCATGGGGGCCGGCATTCCAGGCACGGGAGGTTTGCTCGACCCGGACGGCGCCATGGAGCGGCTGGCGGAGTGGAAGGGCCGCATCGACCGGTTGGCGGCCGACACCCGGGCCATGAACGACCGCCTCCAGGATCTGCGGGTGACGACCGCCGACGGCAACGGGCTGGCGGAGGTCACCGTCGACTCGGCGGGCGCGCTGGTCGACCTGCGGCTCGGGCAGCGGATCCACCGGGTCGCGCCCGACGTCGTCGCCCGGACGATCATGGACACGATCCGGGTTGCCCGGCAGCAACTCGCCGACCGCGCGCAGGAGATCATCGCCGACACCGTGGGCACCGAGTCGGCCGCCGCCCGCGCGATCGCCGAGCGGGTCGGGCAGCAACTGCGCGACGCCGACCCCACCCCGGACGGCTCCGACGACCGGCACCGGTCCGGGTGGTGA
- a CDS encoding pentapeptide repeat-containing protein has protein sequence MSAAASDTAAYLSGDFLDFRGADLSNLDLTGAYLVNSCLVGVRFEDANLGDATLTNAELQGADFSFADLAKAEMVGCTAPDARFRGARLFSVQLDDAILEGADLSHAILNSAKLYKTDLRGANLEFTSLRWCTLGGGTMPAVLSGARMFGCQLEGAKGSVVGPVLVDEDATLSLDGADLEAWFSEQGAENVQVVR, from the coding sequence TTGTCCGCCGCCGCTTCGGACACCGCGGCCTACCTGTCCGGCGACTTCCTCGACTTTCGCGGCGCCGATCTCAGCAACCTCGACCTGACCGGCGCCTACCTGGTCAACTCCTGCCTCGTCGGGGTGCGCTTCGAGGACGCCAACCTCGGCGACGCGACCCTCACCAACGCCGAGTTGCAGGGCGCCGACTTCTCCTTCGCCGACCTCGCCAAGGCGGAAATGGTCGGCTGCACGGCCCCGGACGCGCGGTTCCGCGGCGCGCGGCTGTTCTCGGTGCAACTCGACGACGCCATCCTCGAGGGCGCCGATCTGAGTCACGCGATCCTCAATTCCGCCAAGCTCTACAAAACCGATCTGCGCGGCGCCAATCTCGAATTCACGAGCCTGCGCTGGTGCACCCTCGGCGGTGGCACGATGCCGGCGGTGCTGAGCGGCGCACGAATGTTCGGCTGCCAACTCGAAGGTGCGAAGGGAAGCGTCGTCGGTCCGGTGCTCGTCGACGAGGACGCGACCCTGTCGCTCGACGGCGCCGACCTCGAGGCGTGGTTCTCGGAACAGGGCGCGGAGAACGTCCAGGTCGTGCGCTGA
- a CDS encoding SigE family RNA polymerase sigma factor, producing the protein MEHRPAGTASDAEHDFRVFVQGIAASLHRTAYLLCGDWHLADDLVQETLAKAYSHWRKVQRADSPSAYVRRILINESRRGWRRNRNITVQPDADVADIAVGDMSDQVVNRADLLQALQSLPARQRATVVLRFLEGLSERETAAALGCSEGTVKSQTSRALIKLKSVLNRGDI; encoded by the coding sequence ATGGAGCACCGACCAGCCGGGACGGCGAGCGACGCGGAGCACGATTTTCGGGTTTTCGTCCAGGGGATCGCCGCATCGTTGCACCGCACGGCGTATCTGCTGTGCGGGGACTGGCACCTCGCCGACGACCTCGTCCAGGAGACCCTGGCGAAGGCGTACAGCCACTGGCGCAAGGTCCAGCGGGCCGACAGCCCGTCCGCGTACGTGCGACGCATCCTGATCAACGAATCGCGACGCGGGTGGCGCCGGAACCGGAACATCACCGTGCAACCCGACGCCGACGTGGCCGACATCGCCGTCGGGGACATGTCCGACCAGGTGGTGAACCGCGCCGATCTGCTCCAGGCGCTGCAGTCGCTGCCCGCACGGCAGCGCGCGACCGTCGTCCTGCGGTTTCTCGAAGGGCTCAGCGAGCGGGAGACCGCCGCGGCCCTCGGGTGCAGTGAGGGCACCGTCAAGAGCCAGACGAGCCGGGCGTTGATCAAGCTCAAGTCCGTACTGAACCGAGGAGACATCTGA
- a CDS encoding DNA polymerase III subunit gamma and tau, which produces MALALYRKYRPRTFAEVIGQEHVTEPLSQALRSGRLNHAYLFSGPRGCGKTSSARILARSLNCEQGPTPEPCGQCESCRSLAPDGGGSIDVIEIDAASHGGVDDARELREKAFFAPARSRFKIYVIDEAHMVSSAGFNALLKLVEEPPEYVKFIFATTEPEKVLGTIKSRTHHYPFRLFPPKVLRPYLEQLCEAEGVKVEPAVFPLVVRAGGGSMRDSLSVLDQLIAGAGPEGVTYARAAALLGVTDSALIDEMCDALAAGDGAAAYATVDRVVEAGHDARRFASDLLERLRDLIVLQQVPDAAAKGLIDGPADQIERMAAQAQRLGPGTLSRCADIVHNGLVEMRGTTAPRLLLELISARMLLPGADDTTGGLLQRLERMERRLTLAGTDAPPATAGSAPATAAPAVRPAPPAPPAADAAPHPETAGTPAAAGAPSGRAAARAAANAGAPAGSAPGHAAASTPAGATAALDAGVGSAPSSAAGARAAGDAGVGSAAGATAARDAGVGSAPDAADLPRSGSASTGAPAAHGQDQTVPARRAVPPSAVMPDPATPEPPRPGAAPAGQLDAVAVRRVWPDIVAKVNRIKKPAAALMRDAVVRDVDGDTLVLTVKSPVLAQMMGNHTSVLAEALYEEFGGRWQIRCEVAGERGGAALPGPARPAAQARPAPSPAGPASTDGPGAAGGSGVSGGPSGAARPAGGTGRAGGSGAGARGSSAGRAGGSGAGAAPASADDEEDWPEPARPGGAASGSHDPAGASDAAGAGEAGDDWPEAARPGGVPAGGPADTGTAPGAGAGPAVRPGGPAGTPTTPTDPSRTGGSAGAPASGAGSTAPRQPAAPAGGAPVSSALAAARAAAAGRGGPRTGQPVRQTADSDWAGEPPYDPDYDGPVRPGGGRPAAPVYEGFDPGDEPLDDVIDEKTARESSEEQAVRLLREAFGAEKINEVDAR; this is translated from the coding sequence GTGGCACTGGCGCTCTACCGCAAGTACCGGCCCCGTACCTTCGCCGAGGTCATCGGGCAGGAACACGTCACCGAGCCGTTGTCGCAGGCACTGCGCAGCGGCCGGCTCAACCACGCCTACCTCTTCTCCGGTCCCCGTGGCTGCGGCAAGACGTCCAGCGCCCGGATCCTGGCCCGCTCGCTCAACTGTGAGCAGGGCCCCACGCCGGAGCCGTGCGGGCAGTGCGAGTCCTGCCGCTCACTGGCCCCCGACGGCGGCGGGTCGATCGACGTCATCGAGATCGACGCGGCCAGCCACGGCGGCGTCGACGACGCCCGCGAGCTGCGCGAGAAGGCGTTCTTCGCACCGGCCCGCAGCCGCTTCAAGATCTACGTCATCGACGAGGCGCACATGGTCTCGTCGGCCGGTTTCAACGCCCTGCTCAAGCTGGTCGAGGAGCCGCCGGAGTACGTCAAGTTCATCTTCGCCACCACCGAGCCGGAGAAGGTCCTCGGCACGATCAAGTCGCGGACCCACCACTACCCGTTCCGGCTGTTCCCGCCGAAGGTGCTCCGGCCGTACCTGGAGCAACTCTGCGAGGCCGAGGGCGTCAAGGTCGAGCCGGCGGTCTTCCCCCTGGTGGTGCGCGCGGGCGGCGGCAGCATGCGGGACAGCCTCTCCGTACTCGACCAGCTCATCGCGGGCGCCGGGCCGGAGGGCGTCACCTACGCCCGGGCCGCCGCGCTGCTCGGCGTCACCGACTCGGCGCTGATCGACGAGATGTGCGACGCGCTCGCCGCCGGTGACGGCGCCGCCGCCTACGCCACCGTCGATCGAGTGGTCGAGGCCGGGCACGACGCGCGTCGATTCGCCTCCGACCTGCTGGAACGGCTGCGCGACCTGATCGTGCTCCAGCAGGTGCCGGACGCCGCCGCCAAGGGTCTGATCGACGGCCCGGCCGACCAGATCGAGCGGATGGCCGCGCAGGCCCAGCGACTCGGCCCGGGCACCCTGTCCCGCTGCGCCGACATCGTGCACAACGGCCTGGTCGAGATGCGCGGCACCACCGCGCCCCGGCTGTTGCTGGAGCTGATCAGCGCCCGGATGCTGCTCCCCGGCGCCGACGACACCACCGGCGGCCTGCTCCAGCGCCTGGAACGCATGGAACGCCGGCTCACCCTGGCCGGCACCGACGCGCCGCCGGCCACCGCCGGCTCCGCGCCGGCCACCGCTGCCCCGGCCGTACGCCCGGCGCCTCCCGCCCCGCCCGCGGCTGACGCCGCGCCGCACCCGGAGACCGCCGGCACGCCGGCGGCTGCCGGCGCCCCGTCCGGGCGGGCCGCCGCCCGCGCCGCCGCCAACGCGGGCGCCCCCGCCGGGTCGGCCCCCGGCCACGCCGCCGCCAGCACCCCTGCCGGCGCGACCGCCGCGCTCGACGCTGGTGTGGGCTCCGCCCCCAGCTCCGCCGCCGGGGCTAGGGCCGCGGGCGACGCCGGCGTGGGCTCCGCCGCCGGGGCTACCGCCGCGCGCGACGCCGGCGTGGGCTCCGCGCCGGATGCGGCCGACCTGCCCCGGAGTGGTTCCGCCTCGACCGGTGCCCCGGCCGCCCACGGCCAGGACCAGACCGTCCCCGCCCGCCGTGCGGTGCCGCCGTCCGCGGTGATGCCCGATCCGGCCACCCCCGAGCCGCCGCGTCCCGGCGCCGCCCCGGCGGGCCAGCTGGACGCCGTCGCGGTCCGTCGGGTCTGGCCGGACATCGTGGCCAAGGTCAACCGGATCAAGAAGCCGGCCGCCGCGCTGATGCGCGACGCGGTGGTCCGCGACGTGGACGGCGACACCCTGGTGCTGACCGTGAAGTCGCCGGTGCTCGCTCAGATGATGGGCAACCACACGTCGGTGCTGGCCGAGGCGCTGTACGAGGAGTTCGGCGGTCGCTGGCAGATCCGTTGCGAGGTGGCCGGCGAGCGGGGCGGCGCCGCGCTTCCCGGGCCGGCCCGCCCGGCCGCCCAGGCCCGGCCCGCGCCGTCCCCGGCCGGCCCGGCGTCGACCGACGGCCCCGGCGCGGCCGGTGGCTCCGGGGTGAGCGGTGGCCCGTCTGGTGCGGCCCGGCCGGCCGGCGGGACGGGCCGTGCCGGAGGTAGCGGCGCGGGTGCCCGGGGGAGCAGCGCGGGCCGTGCCGGGGGAAGCGGTGCGGGTGCCGCGCCCGCGTCCGCCGACGACGAGGAGGACTGGCCAGAGCCGGCCCGCCCCGGTGGAGCCGCGTCCGGCTCGCACGACCCGGCCGGCGCCAGCGACGCGGCCGGCGCCGGCGAGGCGGGCGACGACTGGCCCGAGGCAGCCCGCCCCGGCGGTGTCCCGGCGGGCGGTCCGGCCGACACGGGCACCGCCCCGGGCGCTGGGGCCGGCCCTGCCGTGCGGCCGGGCGGCCCTGCGGGCACTCCGACCACGCCGACGGACCCCTCGCGGACCGGCGGCTCGGCGGGCGCTCCGGCCTCCGGAGCCGGCTCGACCGCACCGCGGCAACCCGCCGCTCCGGCCGGTGGCGCGCCGGTGAGCAGCGCCCTCGCGGCCGCTCGGGCCGCCGCCGCGGGGCGCGGTGGGCCGCGTACGGGCCAGCCGGTCCGGCAGACCGCGGACAGTGACTGGGCGGGCGAGCCGCCGTACGACCCGGACTACGACGGGCCGGTCCGGCCGGGCGGCGGGCGACCGGCGGCCCCGGTCTACGAGGGGTTCGACCCCGGCGACGAGCCGCTCGACGACGTGATCGACGAGAAGACCGCGCGCGAGTCGAGCGAGGAGCAGGCGGTCCGCCTGCTGCGCGAGGCGTTCGGCGCCGAGAAGATCAACGAGGTCGACGCCCGCTAA
- a CDS encoding DUF2332 domain-containing protein encodes MIVDQAATTLERQARACANLAADRYADLLLRAAGDVRAGGPCAEVLAGYLDAPADAAVPLRLLGGVHALVLTGRAPELARFYPSAGGRQEPGDADDAWAAFRAVVAAEHDTLRGWLRRPPQTNEVGRANLLVAGLLYALGETGRRPVRLAELGASAGLNLRADRFRIEGPDFAWGSTGSPVRLPDAWRGGAPDWLRAAAEAHPEVTVVERLGCDVTPLDPTSADGALALRAYVWPEHTARAARLAGALELARRLPARVAPVGAADFLAGLDPRPGTLTVVWHSVMRQYVPAEEWARVTGELDRLAATADADAPVAYLFFEPDPVDGRHCQLRARINAGPQRVLAEAHPHGLPAWTP; translated from the coding sequence ATGATCGTCGACCAGGCCGCCACCACCCTGGAACGGCAGGCCCGGGCCTGCGCGAACCTGGCCGCCGACCGGTACGCCGACCTGCTGCTACGCGCGGCCGGCGACGTCCGCGCCGGCGGGCCGTGCGCCGAGGTGCTCGCCGGCTACCTGGACGCCCCGGCCGACGCGGCGGTGCCGCTGCGCCTGCTTGGCGGGGTGCACGCGCTGGTGCTCACCGGCCGGGCGCCGGAGCTGGCCCGGTTCTATCCCAGCGCCGGCGGCCGGCAGGAGCCCGGCGACGCCGACGACGCCTGGGCCGCCTTCCGGGCGGTCGTCGCCGCCGAGCACGACACGCTGCGCGGCTGGCTGCGCCGCCCGCCGCAGACGAACGAGGTGGGCCGGGCGAACCTGCTGGTGGCGGGCCTGCTGTACGCGCTCGGCGAGACCGGTCGCCGGCCGGTGCGCCTGGCCGAGCTGGGCGCGAGCGCCGGTCTGAACCTGCGCGCCGACCGGTTCCGGATCGAGGGGCCGGACTTCGCCTGGGGGTCGACCGGCTCACCCGTCCGGTTGCCGGACGCCTGGCGGGGCGGGGCGCCCGACTGGCTGCGCGCCGCGGCGGAGGCCCACCCGGAGGTGACCGTGGTGGAGCGGCTCGGCTGCGACGTCACCCCGCTCGACCCGACCAGCGCCGACGGCGCGCTCGCGCTGCGGGCGTACGTCTGGCCGGAGCACACCGCCCGGGCCGCCCGGCTGGCCGGCGCGCTGGAGCTGGCCCGACGGCTGCCCGCGCGGGTGGCGCCGGTCGGCGCGGCGGACTTCCTGGCCGGGCTGGACCCGCGGCCGGGCACGCTCACCGTGGTGTGGCACTCGGTGATGCGGCAGTACGTGCCGGCCGAGGAGTGGGCCCGGGTGACCGGCGAACTCGACCGGTTGGCGGCCACCGCCGACGCGGACGCGCCGGTCGCGTACCTGTTCTTCGAGCCGGACCCGGTTGACGGCCGCCACTGCCAGCTCCGCGCCCGGATCAACGCCGGACCGCAGCGCGTGCTGGCCGAAGCCCACCCCCACGGCCTACCCGCCTGGACGCCCTGA
- a CDS encoding YbaB/EbfC family nucleoid-associated protein — protein sequence MQQMLKQAQKMQQQIAKAQAELAEAELTGTAGGGLVTATVSGGGELKAIKIDPKAVDPDDVETLEDLVVAAVHNAAEAARELTEQKMGPVAGGMGGLGLPGF from the coding sequence ATGCAGCAGATGCTGAAGCAGGCGCAGAAGATGCAGCAGCAGATCGCCAAGGCGCAGGCCGAGCTGGCCGAGGCCGAGCTGACCGGCACCGCGGGTGGCGGCCTGGTCACCGCGACCGTCTCCGGCGGCGGTGAGCTCAAGGCGATCAAGATCGATCCGAAGGCCGTCGACCCGGACGACGTGGAGACCCTGGAGGACCTGGTCGTCGCGGCGGTCCACAACGCCGCCGAGGCGGCGCGGGAGCTGACCGAGCAGAAGATGGGCCCGGTGGCCGGCGGCATGGGCGGGCTCGGCCTGCCCGGTTTCTGA
- the recR gene encoding recombination mediator RecR, translating into MYEGAIQDLIDELGRLPGVGPKSAQRIAFHVLSADPADVNRLAGALRKVKELVRFCTSCYNVAESEQCRICRDPRRTDEVLCVVEEPKDVVAIERTGEFRGRYHVLGGAINPLEGIGPDNLRIRELMTRLSGGAVRELILATDPNTEGEATATYLALMVKPMGIAVTRLASGLPVGGDLEYADEITLGRAFEGRRAV; encoded by the coding sequence ATGTACGAAGGCGCCATCCAGGACCTGATCGACGAGCTGGGCCGGCTGCCGGGCGTGGGCCCGAAGAGCGCCCAGCGGATCGCCTTCCACGTCCTGTCGGCGGACCCGGCCGACGTCAACCGGCTGGCCGGCGCGCTGCGCAAGGTCAAGGAGCTGGTGCGGTTCTGCACCAGTTGCTACAACGTCGCCGAGTCCGAGCAGTGCCGGATCTGCCGCGACCCGCGCCGCACCGACGAGGTGCTCTGCGTGGTCGAGGAGCCCAAGGACGTGGTGGCGATCGAGCGGACCGGTGAGTTCCGCGGTCGCTACCACGTGCTCGGCGGCGCGATCAATCCCCTCGAAGGGATCGGGCCGGACAATCTGCGCATCCGCGAGCTGATGACCCGGCTCAGCGGCGGGGCCGTCCGCGAGCTGATCCTGGCCACCGACCCGAACACCGAGGGCGAGGCGACCGCCACCTACCTCGCGCTGATGGTCAAGCCGATGGGGATCGCGGTGACCCGGCTGGCCAGCGGCCTGCCGGTCGGCGGCGACCTGGAGTACGCCGACGAGATCACCCTCGGCCGGGCCTTCGAGGGGCGCCGGGCCGTCTGA
- a CDS encoding ABC transporter substrate-binding protein — MRASRPKVAIAAVAVAALAVAGCAESNRDDSSGGSKKDTLVFGVAGDPKVLDPSFASDGESLRVARQVFETLVRPEEGGTKVTPGLAESWTPDAAGTTWTFKLRSGVKFHDGTDFNAEAVCVNFNRWYNAKGLMQSPDVTAYWQDVMGGFAKNEDAELPPSLFKSCTAKDATTVDLAFTRVSSKIPAALMLPSFSIHSPKALEQYDASNVGGTAEDIKYPEYATAHPTGTGPFKFKSWDVANKTLTLERNEDYAGTKAKLKTLIFKTISDENARKQALRSGDIQGYDLVGPADVKPLGDEGFNVLTRPAFNVLYLAINQKGNPKLADIRVRQAIAYALNRQALVDSKLPPGAKVAQNFMPDTVEGWNGDVTKYDYNPEKAKQLLAEAGASNLTLKFHYPTEVTRPYMPSPKDIFELLSADLQAVGIKVEAIPLKWSPDYLNATTSGSKHDIHFLGWTGDYGDGYNFIGTFFDRPKDEWGFTNKALFDQFKDADTTADPAARTEKYKALNKAIMDFLPGVPVSHSPPAIVFGKDVTGIKASPLTDERYATAEFKS, encoded by the coding sequence ATGCGTGCATCCAGGCCGAAGGTCGCGATAGCGGCCGTCGCGGTTGCGGCCCTCGCGGTAGCAGGCTGCGCCGAGAGCAACCGCGATGACAGTTCCGGCGGAAGCAAGAAGGACACCCTCGTCTTCGGCGTCGCCGGAGACCCGAAGGTGCTCGACCCGAGCTTCGCCAGCGACGGTGAGTCGCTGCGCGTGGCGCGTCAGGTGTTCGAAACCCTGGTCCGTCCGGAGGAGGGCGGCACCAAGGTCACTCCCGGTCTCGCCGAGTCGTGGACCCCGGACGCCGCCGGCACGACGTGGACCTTCAAGCTCCGCTCCGGGGTGAAGTTCCACGACGGCACCGACTTCAACGCCGAGGCCGTCTGCGTCAACTTCAACCGCTGGTACAACGCCAAGGGCCTCATGCAGAGCCCGGACGTGACCGCGTACTGGCAGGACGTCATGGGCGGCTTCGCCAAGAACGAGGACGCGGAGCTGCCGCCGAGCCTCTTCAAGTCCTGCACCGCGAAGGACGCGACCACCGTTGACCTGGCCTTCACCCGGGTCTCCAGCAAGATCCCGGCCGCGCTGATGCTGCCGTCGTTCTCCATCCACAGCCCGAAGGCGCTGGAGCAGTACGACGCCAGCAACGTCGGCGGCACCGCGGAGGACATCAAGTACCCGGAGTACGCCACGGCGCACCCGACCGGCACCGGCCCGTTCAAGTTCAAGTCGTGGGACGTCGCCAACAAGACGCTCACCCTGGAGCGGAACGAGGACTACGCCGGCACGAAGGCCAAGCTGAAGACCCTCATCTTCAAGACCATCTCGGACGAGAACGCCCGCAAGCAGGCGCTGCGCTCCGGTGACATCCAGGGCTACGACCTGGTCGGCCCGGCCGACGTCAAGCCGCTCGGCGACGAGGGCTTCAACGTCCTCACCCGCCCGGCGTTCAACGTGCTCTACCTGGCGATCAACCAGAAGGGCAACCCGAAGCTGGCCGACATCCGGGTCCGGCAGGCGATCGCGTACGCGCTGAACCGGCAGGCCCTGGTCGACTCGAAGCTGCCCCCGGGCGCCAAGGTCGCGCAGAACTTCATGCCGGACACCGTCGAGGGCTGGAACGGCGACGTCACCAAGTACGACTACAACCCGGAGAAGGCCAAGCAGCTGCTGGCCGAGGCCGGCGCGTCGAACCTGACCCTGAAGTTCCACTACCCGACCGAGGTCACCCGGCCGTACATGCCGAGCCCGAAGGACATCTTCGAGCTGCTCTCCGCGGACCTGCAGGCGGTCGGCATCAAGGTCGAGGCCATCCCGCTGAAGTGGAGCCCGGACTACCTGAACGCCACCACCTCCGGGAGCAAGCACGACATCCACTTCCTCGGCTGGACCGGTGACTACGGCGACGGCTACAACTTCATCGGCACCTTCTTCGACCGGCCGAAGGACGAGTGGGGCTTCACCAACAAGGCCCTGTTCGACCAGTTCAAGGACGCCGACACCACCGCCGACCCGGCGGCCCGGACCGAGAAGTACAAGGCCCTGAACAAGGCCATCATGGACTTCCTGCCGGGTGTGCCCGTCTCGCACTCGCCGCCGGCGATCGTGTTCGGCAAGGACGTGACCGGCATCAAGGCCAGCCCGCTCACCGACGAGCGGTACGCCACCGCCGAGTTCAAGTCCTGA
- a CDS encoding ABC transporter permease: MFRFIVRRLLQLIPTLFGLSLLLFIWLRRLPGGPETAILGERGTPEMRAAIRRNMGLDEPILVQYGRFVRRLIRLDLGTSTSTKRSVVTEFLERFPGTVELTITAMVIAIGIGIPLGYLAARRRGRLLDHASVGGSLIGICIPVFFLAYVLKAIFSENLHWFPSSGRQDPTIGATRVTNFFVLDGLMTREWDAAADALWHLVLPGIALASIPLAIIVRITRASVLEVLNEDFVRTAEAKGLTERTVRGRHVLRNSLLPVVTSIGLLTGGLLSGAVLTETVFAFSGIGAFIYDAISQRDYPVLMGFILIIAVVYVLVNLLVDLSYSLIDPRVRVR, from the coding sequence GTGTTCCGGTTCATCGTCAGACGCCTGCTCCAGCTGATACCGACGCTGTTCGGGCTCTCCCTCCTGCTCTTCATCTGGCTCCGCCGACTGCCCGGCGGTCCCGAGACCGCCATCCTCGGCGAACGCGGGACGCCCGAGATGCGTGCCGCGATCCGCCGCAACATGGGCCTGGACGAGCCGATCCTGGTGCAGTACGGCCGGTTCGTCCGGCGACTGATCCGGCTGGATCTGGGCACCTCGACCTCGACCAAGCGGTCGGTGGTCACCGAGTTCCTGGAGCGCTTCCCGGGCACCGTCGAGCTGACCATCACGGCGATGGTGATCGCGATCGGGATCGGCATCCCGCTGGGCTACCTGGCCGCCCGCCGCCGTGGCCGGCTCCTCGACCACGCCTCGGTCGGCGGCTCGCTGATCGGCATCTGCATCCCGGTGTTCTTCCTGGCGTACGTGCTGAAGGCGATCTTCTCGGAGAACCTGCACTGGTTCCCGTCCAGCGGTCGCCAGGACCCGACCATCGGCGCGACCCGGGTGACCAACTTCTTCGTCCTCGACGGCCTCATGACCCGCGAGTGGGACGCAGCCGCCGACGCGCTCTGGCACCTGGTGCTCCCCGGCATCGCGCTGGCGAGCATCCCGCTGGCCATCATCGTCCGGATCACCCGGGCGAGCGTGCTGGAAGTGCTCAACGAGGACTTCGTCCGCACCGCCGAGGCCAAGGGCCTCACCGAGCGGACCGTGCGGGGCCGGCACGTGCTGCGCAACTCGCTGCTGCCGGTGGTCACCTCGATCGGTCTGCTCACCGGCGGCCTGCTCTCCGGGGCGGTGCTGACCGAGACCGTGTTCGCCTTCAGCGGCATCGGGGCCTTCATCTACGACGCGATCAGTCAACGGGACTACCCGGTGCTGATGGGCTTCATCCTGATCATCGCGGTGGTGTACGTGCTGGTGAACCTCCTGGTCGACCTCTCCTACAGCCTGATCGACCCGAGGGTGAGGGTCCGATGA
- a CDS encoding ABC transporter permease — translation MTIITGRKREKIDRLGELAAARDDEQGVSLWREAFRRLRRNPAAIVGTVILGLFLLVAIVGPFLVPHPADAQLWKGEVRLGEFPGPRAENWFGIDHIGRDEFSRMIVGARQTLLVGVVSTLIGLAVGSIIGGVAGASAGLGGRWGRAVDNVLMRFVDMLLAMPSLLLAISIAAILGAGLTTVMIAVGVVSVPVFARLLRGSMIAQANSDYVLAATSLGVKKPKIALTHVVPNSLAPVIVQATLTLATAIIEAAALSFLGLGNNDASIPEWGVMLADAQQYLDSAPRLAILPALAIIVTALGFTLLGEAMREALDPKLRK, via the coding sequence ATGACGATCATCACGGGCAGGAAGCGCGAGAAGATCGACCGCCTCGGCGAGCTGGCCGCGGCGCGCGACGACGAACAGGGCGTCAGCCTCTGGCGGGAGGCGTTCCGCCGGCTGCGCCGCAACCCGGCGGCGATCGTCGGCACGGTGATCCTGGGGCTGTTCCTGCTGGTCGCCATCGTCGGGCCGTTCCTCGTCCCGCACCCGGCGGACGCCCAGCTGTGGAAGGGCGAGGTCCGCCTCGGCGAATTCCCCGGCCCCCGGGCCGAGAACTGGTTCGGGATCGACCACATCGGCCGCGACGAGTTCAGCCGCATGATCGTCGGCGCCCGGCAGACCCTGCTGGTCGGCGTGGTCTCCACGCTGATCGGTCTCGCGGTGGGCTCGATCATCGGAGGCGTCGCGGGCGCCTCCGCCGGACTGGGCGGCCGCTGGGGTCGGGCCGTCGACAACGTGCTCATGCGCTTCGTCGACATGCTGCTGGCGATGCCGAGCCTGCTGCTGGCGATCAGCATCGCCGCCATCCTGGGTGCCGGTCTCACCACGGTGATGATCGCGGTCGGTGTGGTCTCCGTGCCGGTCTTCGCCCGGCTGCTGCGCGGGTCGATGATCGCCCAGGCCAACAGCGACTACGTGCTTGCCGCGACCTCGCTGGGCGTCAAGAAGCCGAAGATCGCGCTGACCCACGTGGTGCCGAACTCGCTCGCCCCGGTCATCGTGCAGGCCACGCTGACGCTGGCCACCGCGATCATCGAGGCCGCGGCGCTCTCCTTTCTCGGCCTCGGAAACAACGACGCCTCCATCCCCGAGTGGGGAGTGATGCTCGCCGACGCGCAGCAGTACCTCGACTCCGCGCCCCGGCTGGCGATCCTGCCCGCCCTCGCCATCATCGTCACCGCGCTCGGCTTCACCCTGCTCGGCGAGGCGATGCGCGAGGCCCTCGACCCGAAGCTGCGGAAGTAG